From Miscanthus floridulus cultivar M001 chromosome 15, ASM1932011v1, whole genome shotgun sequence, the proteins below share one genomic window:
- the LOC136508979 gene encoding cytochrome P450 94C1-like, producing the protein MAAADAALPWAAQCAGMALFASSFCLVALALVLMLLRRWPWCSCHVCRAYLTGSWARDFTNLGDWYAHLLRESPTGTVHVHVLGCTVTANPANVEYMLKTNFGNFPKGKTFAALLGDLLGGGIFNVDGHAWRHQRKMASLELGSVAVRSYAFGIIAQEVEARLMPLLAAAADAGAVVDLQDVFRRFAFDTICKISFGLDPGCLELDMPVSKLADAFDTATRLCAMRGAAASPLLWRAKRLLNVGSERELREAIKLVDELAAAMIRERRKLGVANSHDLLSRFMASAGAGDAHHDVDDKYLRDIVVSFLLAGRDTVSSALTTLFMLLSKNPAVAAAMRAEAGGDGGDSEAPLTFEQLKRLHYTHAVLYENMRLFPPVQFDSKFCAGPDVLPDGTYVSGGTRVMYHPYAMGRMPRIWGADHGAFRPDRWLTGEGGSFVPESLYKYTVFQAGLRVCLGKELAVTEMKAVAVAVVRAFDVQVVGDSGSAACAPKFVSGLTASISGGLSVRISRRVPS; encoded by the coding sequence ATGGcagcagctgatgcagccttgccCTGGGCAGCGCAGTGCGCGGGCATGGCCCTGTTCGCCTCCTCCTTCTGCTTGGTGGCGCTGGCCCTGGTGCTCATGCTCCTCCGCCGCTGGCCGTGGTGCAGCTGCCATGTCTGCCGGGCGTACCTCACGGGGTCGTGGGCGCGGGACTTCACCAACCTCGGCGACTGGTACGCGCACCTCCTCCGGGAGTCGCCCACCGGCACCGTCCACGTCCACGTGCTGGGCTGCACCGTCACCGCCAACCCGGCCAACGTCGAGTACATGCTCAAGACCAACTTCGGCAACTTCCCCAAGGGCAAGACCTTCGCCGCGCTGCTAGGGGACCTCCTCGGCGGCGGCATCTTCAACGTCGACGGCCACGCGTGGCGCCACCAGCGCAAGATGGCCAGCCTGGAGCTCGGCAGCGTCGCCGTGCGCTCCTACGCTTTCGGGATCATCGCCCAGGAGGTGGAGGCCCGCCTCATGccactcctcgccgccgccgccgacgccggcgcGGTGGTCGACCTGCAGGACGTGTTCCGCCGCTTCGCCTTCGACACCATCTGCAAGATCTCCTTCGGCCTCGACCCGGGCTGCCTCGAGCTGGACATGCCCGTGTCCAAGCTCGCCGACGCGTTCGACACCGCCACGCGCCTCTGCGCCATGCGCGGCGCCGCGGCGTCGCCGCTGCTCTGGCGGGCCAAGCGCCTGCTCAACGTCGGCTCCGAGAGGGAGCTCagggaggccatcaagctcgtcgaCGAGCTCGCCGCCGCCATGATCCGGGAGCGCCGCAAGCTGGGCGTCGCCAACAGCCACGACCTCCTGTCCCGCTTCATGGCCTCGGCCGGGGCCGGCGACGCGCACCACGACGTCGACGACAAGTACCTCCGCGACATCGTCGTCAGCTTCCTCCTCGCGGGGCGCGACACGGTCTCCTCCGCGCTCACCACGCTCTTCATGCTCCTGTCCAAGAACCCGGCCGTGGCGGCCGCCATGCGCGCCGAGgccggcggcgacggtggcgacTCGGAGGCGCCGCTCACCTTCGAGCAGCTCAAGCGCCTGCACTACACCCACGCGGTGCTGTACGAGAACATGCGCCTGTTCCCGCCGGTGCAGTTCGACTCCAAGTTCTGCGCCGGGCCCGACGTGCTCCCCGACGGCACCTACGTGTCCGGCGGCACGCGCGTGATGTACCACCCCTACGCCATGGGCCGGATGCCGCGCATCTGGGGCGCCGACCACGGCGCGTTCCGCCCGGACCGGTGGCTCACCGGCGAAGGCGGCTCGTTCGTCCCGGAGAGCCTGTACAAGTACACGGTGTTCCAGGCGGGCCTCCGCGTATGCCTCGGCAAGGAGCTCGCCGTCACCGAGATGAAGGCGGTCGCGGTGGCCGTGGTGAGAGCGTTCGACGTCCAGGTCGTCGGGGACAGTGGCAGCGCCGCCTGCGCGCCAAAGTTCGTGTCGGGGCTCACCGCGTCCATCAGCGGCGGCCTCTCAGTGAGGATTAGTAGAAGAGTTCCAAGCTAG